The DNA window TTGGAAAGTACGCCTCAAGGTGGCAGAGTGCGCCGAGAGGGAAAAATTGTCCGGGTGCCGCTGGCTCACGATGTCAGACGGATCGACTTCGGACGAGGCGAGCGCTTGGCTGTGGCCGTGCCCTGGGGTGATGTCTCAACGGCTTTTCACACAACGGGTGTGCCGAATGTCACTGTTTATGTTCCGGCCAGCCGTTTGTCTGTTCTCGGTATGAAGCTTGGCAATGTGTTTGGCCCTTTGCTTGCCATGTCACTCGTTCAGCGGGCACTGATGAAGCTGGTTCCTTTGCTGGTCAAGGGGCCGGATGAGGCGGACAGAGCTCGCATGCCGGCCTACGTCTGGGGCGAGGCGATCAACGCTCGCGGGGAACGCCGTACCGCGCGTGTGAAAACAGCCAATGGCTACACCCTGACGATCCCTGGCGCACTCGCCGTGGCGACCTTTCTGCTCAACAACGACGCGCCCGCAGGGTTTACCACGCCATCCGGCTTGATGGGGTACGGCCTGCTGGCCGATCTTCCCGGCGGTGGGCGAATTGCCATTGAGTGAGGGACTGCGGACATTGCCGTCCCCCCTGACACCCTTCATCATTGACTTCCTGAGTGAAAACTACGGCACGTACCGCCAACATCTCGAGTACATGGGCGCTTCCGCGAAACGTGCTGGATATCCTTATGAGGTGCCCCCGCCGAATGAGCTTCCGCAAAGAATAATATTCGTATGACCGACCTCAGGCAGTGACTTGGGCGCTGGGCATCGCGCTTGCTGGTGAGTAAATGAGCCCTGATGATCAGCTAGCGTTTGTCATCTGTTCAAGCCTCTTTTCCGCAAACTACTTACTGAACTGACGTCTTCTTGGCTGGCATTCAAGATAACCTGGTTGTATCTTGAACGTCAGCCAACGATTAGTACGAGTTCCCATAGGAGAGTGCCCTTGGCCCGCAACAAACGTCATCTGGAGCAGAAGGTCAAAAAAGAGGAGATTGAGCTTGTTGCCATGGCTCTGCTGAAGGAAAAAGGCTACGACAACACCTCAATGGCCGAAATCGCCAGAAGCGCGGGTGTGGCCGCGAATACCATTTACTGGTACTACGAAAACAAAGACGACGTCCTGCTTGCGGTACTTAACCGTGTCGTATCGCAAGCCATCGCTGATGTGATGGCGCTGCAGGAACAGCCGCTCAGAACCAGAGTGCTGATGTTAATTGCGCAGGTGGAGAGTTCCGGTTCATTGATGACGGACGTTCACTCCCGCGTAAGTCATTCTCCGAAAGTTCGCGCCTGGCACGATCGTTTCCACACGATGGTAGAGCAGCTATCGGTTTCAGAGTTGGTCAAGGCTGGGGTGAACCTGGCTGAGGCGCTACTGGACGCCAGAGTGCTGATTTATGTGATCGAAGGGCTGCTTGCGCACCCGCATGAGTTGCAGGAAAGAGAGCAGATC is part of the Hydrocarboniclastica marina genome and encodes:
- a CDS encoding saccharopine dehydrogenase family protein, encoding MAFMIYGANGYTGELIAREAVARGMKPILAGRSRAKIERLAGELNLECRVFDLGNPASIAEQLHGVTVVLLTAGPFSATSEPMVRACIEARAHYLDITGEIDVFEAVHRAHPDAQRAGVVLCPGVGFDVIPTDCVAAALKEAMPDATQLSLGFDTTVSLSPGTMKTTLESTPQGGRVRREGKIVRVPLAHDVRRIDFGRGERLAVAVPWGDVSTAFHTTGVPNVTVYVPASRLSVLGMKLGNVFGPLLAMSLVQRALMKLVPLLVKGPDEADRARMPAYVWGEAINARGERRTARVKTANGYTLTIPGALAVATFLLNNDAPAGFTTPSGLMGYGLLADLPGGGRIAIE
- a CDS encoding TetR/AcrR family transcriptional regulator; translation: MARNKRHLEQKVKKEEIELVAMALLKEKGYDNTSMAEIARSAGVAANTIYWYYENKDDVLLAVLNRVVSQAIADVMALQEQPLRTRVLMLIAQVESSGSLMTDVHSRVSHSPKVRAWHDRFHTMVEQLSVSELVKAGVNLAEALLDARVLIYVIEGLLAHPHELQEREQIVDHALKRITGQLKIPSQVKTPSQAKT